One genomic region from Chelmon rostratus isolate fCheRos1 chromosome 11, fCheRos1.pri, whole genome shotgun sequence encodes:
- the LOC121614367 gene encoding protein FAM53B-like, producing MVIILLKTLEKKKGVNDVRSKNIERRLRDLHTMSRGTTLFSCGTVEADRWLDLGQSCAIQQRTPCQSGASLESLWDVMPAPGSWHWAKEPGSATAITSLIRDLSLVDGSMASPHSQTTSTTAHYTTTATSQAPTAPPSKRQCRSLSFSDEFSGFRSSWRPQGSRVWTTVEKRRCHSGGSVRGGGGFSSGHCPTMQRSSSFSLPSRTSVPSDGSLDLPFFNQQLPLHPQFTASPVSPTSPSSHHHHSCHHHFLRPLSLSHEQISLPELQREEASEASSPDSTPELGRRAGQRAGGTGCLSRSRSQPCVLNDKKIGMKRRRPEDAQEQRPSLDLAKMTQKLQTFQSLSCPGFSATDGCQPSLPPPTSETSSQLDSDFTAVPELGLESRQEVARDDEEEDSSYEELDSDSACSVDSRSGSPVGIVDGKRTLWKGDCGTQRDIFQLGGELDLDQIERN from the exons ATGGTGATCATTTTGttgaaaacactggaaaagaaGAAGGGTGTCAATGATGTAAGGTCCAAGAACATCGAGAGACGGCTG CGTGACCTCCACACCATGAGCAGGGGGACCACCCTCTTCTCCTGTGGAACCGTGG AGGCCGATAGGTGGCTGGACCTGGGGCAAAGCTGTGCCATCCAGCAGAGAACACCCTGCCAGTCTGGTGCCAGTCTGGAGAGCCTGTGGGATGTGATGCCTGCGCCGGGAAGCTGGCACTGGGCCAAGGAGCCAGGCAGCGCCACAGCAATCACCAGTCTGATAAGAGATCTCAGCCTCGTCGACGGCAGCATGGCCAGCCCCCACTCCCAAACCACGTCCACCACTGCACACTACACCACTACCGCTACCAGCCAAGCTCCCACGGCACCCCCGAGCAAACGCCAGTGTCGCTCCTTGTCGTTCTCTGATGAATTCAGTGGGTTCCGCTCATCTTGGAGGCCTCAAGGCTCCCGGGTGTGGACAACGGTGGAGAAGCGAAGGTGCCACAGTGGAGGAAGTGTGCGAGGAGGAGGGGGTTTCTCCAGTGGCCATTGTCCCACCATGCAGCGTAGCTCCAGCTTCAGTTTGCCGTCACGCACCAGCGTCCCTTCAGATGGATCCCTCGACCTGCCTTTCTTCAACCAGCAACTGCCTCTCCACCCTCAATTCACTGCCTCTCCAGTCTCCCCTACCTCTCCTTCCTCGCATCACCACCACTCCTGCCATCACCACTTCCTCaggcctctctccctctcccatgAGCAGATCAGCCTGCCAGAGCTCCAGAGGGAAGAGGCGTCGGAGGCCAGCTCCCCGGACTCCACCCCAGAACTGGGGAGGCGAGCCGGGCAAAGAGCCGGGGGCACGGGGTGTCTGTCTCGGAGCAGGTCCCAGCCCTGCGTGCTAAATGACAAAAAGATTGGTATGAAGCGCAGGAGACCAGAAGATGCCCAGGAACAGCGCCCCTCCCTGGACCTGGCAAAGATGACTCAG AAACTCCAGACTTTTCAGAGCCTGAGCTGCCCCGGGTTTTCTGCCACCGACGGCTGCCAACCAAGCCTGCCCCCTCCCACCTCTGAGACCTCCAGCCAACTGGATTCAGACTTCACTGCTGTGCCCGAGCTGGGACTGGAGTCGCGGCAGGAAGTGGCGAGAGATGACGAGGAAGAGGATTCATCCTACGAGGAGCTGGATAGCGACTCGGCTTGTAGCGTGGACTCGCGGTCCGGGTCTCCTGTCGGCATCGTGGATGGTAAACGCACCCTCTGGAAGGGTGATTGCGGGACACAGagggacattttccagctggGGGGAGAGCTGGATCTTGACCAGATTGagagaaactga
- the eef1akmt2 gene encoding EEF1A lysine methyltransferase 2 isoform X1, which yields MDIATDITHGCSNTSDTGDDRDSDTDFGPSRLGTKEYWEHAYQKELETFKDIGDVGEIWFGEESMSRVLRWMDQAKIPENAAILDIGTGNGAFLTELAKHGYRNLTGIDYSPASVELARNVLQAEDLTDITVKEMDFLNCEGELKGFDVCIDKGTFDAISLNPDNTKDGKKLYVQAVKDALKDKGFFTLTSCNWTKEQLLQRFSDGFEFVQELPTPSLQFGGKTGNSVTALIFKRVH from the exons ATGGACATCGCAACAGATATCACACATGGCTGCAGCAATACCTCGGACACAGGGGACGACAGAGACTCAGATACCGATTTTGGACCTTCAAGACTCGGAACGAAAGAATA TTGGGAACATGCATATCAGAAAGAGCTTGAGACATTCAAAGACATCGGGGATGTTGGTGAGATATG GTTTGGTGAGGAAAGCATGAGCCGTGTGCTACGATGGATGGACCAAGCTAAGATTCCAGAAAATGCTGCCATCCTTGACATCGGCACTGGAAATGGAGCCTTTTTAACTGAACTG GCTAAACATGGATACAGGAATCTGACTGGTATAGATTATTCTCCAGCATCTGTAGAATTGGCCAGAAATGTCTTGCAGGCGGAGGACTTGACAGATATCACTGTAAAG GAAATGGATTTCTTAAACTGTGAAGGGGAGCTCAAGGGTTTTGATGTCTGCATTGACAAAGGAACATTTGATGCAATAAGCTTAAACCCAGACAACACCAAGGATGGCAAAAAACTCTATGTCCAAGCTGTAAAAGATGCTCTTAAGGACAAAGGATTCTTCACTCTCACCTCATGTAACTGGACAAAAGAGCAGCTGCTACAGAGATTCAGTGATG GATTTGAGTTTGTACAGGAGTTACCTACACCCAGTTTACAATTTGGAGGCAAGACGGGCAACAGTGTGACAGCACTCATCTTCAAGCGAGTGCATTGA
- the eef1akmt2 gene encoding EEF1A lysine methyltransferase 2 isoform X2 → MSRVLRWMDQAKIPENAAILDIGTGNGAFLTELAKHGYRNLTGIDYSPASVELARNVLQAEDLTDITVKEMDFLNCEGELKGFDVCIDKGTFDAISLNPDNTKDGKKLYVQAVKDALKDKGFFTLTSCNWTKEQLLQRFSDGFEFVQELPTPSLQFGGKTGNSVTALIFKRVH, encoded by the exons ATGAGCCGTGTGCTACGATGGATGGACCAAGCTAAGATTCCAGAAAATGCTGCCATCCTTGACATCGGCACTGGAAATGGAGCCTTTTTAACTGAACTG GCTAAACATGGATACAGGAATCTGACTGGTATAGATTATTCTCCAGCATCTGTAGAATTGGCCAGAAATGTCTTGCAGGCGGAGGACTTGACAGATATCACTGTAAAG GAAATGGATTTCTTAAACTGTGAAGGGGAGCTCAAGGGTTTTGATGTCTGCATTGACAAAGGAACATTTGATGCAATAAGCTTAAACCCAGACAACACCAAGGATGGCAAAAAACTCTATGTCCAAGCTGTAAAAGATGCTCTTAAGGACAAAGGATTCTTCACTCTCACCTCATGTAACTGGACAAAAGAGCAGCTGCTACAGAGATTCAGTGATG GATTTGAGTTTGTACAGGAGTTACCTACACCCAGTTTACAATTTGGAGGCAAGACGGGCAACAGTGTGACAGCACTCATCTTCAAGCGAGTGCATTGA